Proteins co-encoded in one Astyanax mexicanus isolate ESR-SI-001 chromosome 1, AstMex3_surface, whole genome shotgun sequence genomic window:
- the eya1 gene encoding eyes absent homolog 1 isoform X1, translating into MEMQDLASPHSRVSGSSESPNGPTLDNTHINNNSMTPNGTEGDNITMLTTADWLLSSSSQSAAVKTEPMSSSDITTSVADGSLDSFSGSAIGSSGFSPRQTHQFSPQIYPSNRAYPHILPTPSSQNMAAYGQTQYTTGMQQAAAYATYPQPGQHYGIPAYGIKTESGLSQAQSPGQSSFLSYSSSFSTPQTGQAPYSYQMQGGSFTTTSGLYAGSNSLTNSTGFNSTQQEYPSYPAFGQGQYAQYYNSSPYTSPYMTSNNTSPTTPSTTATYTLQEPPPGITSQALNDQSAGTGEYSTIHSPSTPIKDSDSDRLRRASDGKSRGRGRRNNNPSPPPDSDLERVFIWDLDETIIVFHSLLTGSYANRYGRDPPTSVSLGLRMEEMIFNLADTHLFFNDLEECDQVHIDDVSSDDNGQDLSTYNFSTDGFHAAATSANLCLATGVRGGVDWMRKLAFRYRRVKEIYTTYKNNVGGLLGPAKREAWLQLRAEIEALTDSWLTLALKALTLIHSRSNCVNILVTTTQLIPALAKILLYGLGVVFPIENIYSATKIGKESCFERVIQRFGRKVVYVVVGDGVEEEQSSKKHNMPFWRISSHSDLMALHHALDLEYL; encoded by the exons ATGGAAATGCAGGATCTAGCCAGTCCGCACAGTCGAGTCAGTGGCAGCAGCGAATCCCCAAACGGCCCGACCCTTGATAACACACACATCAACAACAATTCCATGACACCAAATGGCACTGAAG gtgATAACATCACTATGCTTACCACAGCTGACTGGTTGTTAAGTTCTAGTTCACAGTCCGCTGCAG TTAAAACAGAGCCAATGAGCAGCAGTGACATCACCACCTCTGTAGCCGACGGCTCATTAGACAGCTTCTCAGGATCAG CCATTGGAAGCAGTGGCTTCAGCCCAAGACAAACGCACCAGTTCTCTCCACAGATCTACCCTTCCAA CCGAGCGTATCCTCACATTCTTCCGACTCCTTCATCTCAGAACATGGCTGCGTACGGACAGACGCAGTACACCACAGGAATGCAGCAGGCCGCAGCCTACGCCACGTACCCTCAGCCAGGCCAGCACTATGGCATCCCGGCCTACG GCATCAAGACAGAAAGCGGGCTGAGTCAGGCCCAGTCTCCGGGCCAGAGCAGCTTCCTCAGCTACAGCTCCAGCTTCTCCACACCACAGACGGGACAGGCACCCTACAGCTACCAAATGCAAG GAGGCAGTTTTACAACAACATCCGGACTGTACGCAGGAAGCAACTCGCTCACAAACTCCACTGGATTCAACAGCACGCAACAG GAATATCCCTCATACCCAGCATTTGGACAGGGCCAGTATGCACAGTATTACAATAGCAGCCCCTACACATCACCCTACATGACCAGCAACAACACCAGCCCCACCACCCCGTCCACCACTGCCACATACACCCTGCAGGAGCCGCCGCCCGGCATCACCAGCCAAGCGCTCAACGACCAGTCTGCTGGTACAG gagAGTACAGTACAATCCACAGTCCATCAACCCCCATtaaagattcagattcagatcgATTGCGTCGGGCTTCGGATGGAAAGTCACGTGGCAGAGGGAGAAGGAATAACAACCCGTCTCCACCTCCAGACTCTGACCTTGAG CGCGTGTTCATCTGGGATTTGGATGAAACAATCATCGTTTTTCATTCCTTACTCACGGGGTCTTACGCCAACAGATATGGACGG GATCCTCCAACGTCAGTGTCTCTGGGACTGAGGATGGAAGAGATGATTTTCAACTTGGCGGATACACATTTATTCTTCAACGACTTGGAA gAGTGTGATCAGGTCCACATCGACGACGTCTCCTCTGATGACAACGGACAGGATCTGAG CACTTATAACTTCAGTACGGATGGTTTCCACGCTGCTGCCACCAGTGCCAACCTCTGTCTGGCCACGGGTGTGAGAGGAGGAGTGGACTGGATGAGAAAACTGGCCTTCCGCTATAGACGAGTAAAAGAAATTTACACCACCTACAAAAACAACGTCGGAG GACTGCTTGGCCCAGCCAAAAGGGAAGCCTGGTTGCAATTGAGAGCAGAAATTGAAGCTTTGACGGACTCCTGGTTAACACTGGCACTGAAAGCACTAACATTAATCCACTCAAG GTCTAATTGTGTGAACATCTTGGTGACCACAACACAGCTTATACCTGCCCTCGCCAAGATCCTGCTCTACGGACTGGGAGTAGTCTTTCCTATAGAAAATATCTACAGCGCCACAAAAATAG GCAAGGAGAGCTGTTTCGAGAGGGTAATTCAGAGGTTCGGGAGAAAAGTTGTTTACGTGGTGGTGGGGGATGGAGTGGAAGAGGAGCAGAGCTCCAAAAAG cACAATATGCCCTTCTGGAGGATTTCCAGTCACTCGGACCTCATGGCCCTGCATCACGCGCTGGACCTGGAGTATTTGTAG
- the eya1 gene encoding eyes absent homolog 1 isoform X2: protein MEMQDLASPHSRVSGSSESPNGPTLDNTHINNNSMTPNGTEVKTEPMSSSDITTSVADGSLDSFSGSAIGSSGFSPRQTHQFSPQIYPSNRAYPHILPTPSSQNMAAYGQTQYTTGMQQAAAYATYPQPGQHYGIPAYGIKTESGLSQAQSPGQSSFLSYSSSFSTPQTGQAPYSYQMQGGSFTTTSGLYAGSNSLTNSTGFNSTQQEYPSYPAFGQGQYAQYYNSSPYTSPYMTSNNTSPTTPSTTATYTLQEPPPGITSQALNDQSAGTGEYSTIHSPSTPIKDSDSDRLRRASDGKSRGRGRRNNNPSPPPDSDLERVFIWDLDETIIVFHSLLTGSYANRYGRDPPTSVSLGLRMEEMIFNLADTHLFFNDLEECDQVHIDDVSSDDNGQDLSTYNFSTDGFHAAATSANLCLATGVRGGVDWMRKLAFRYRRVKEIYTTYKNNVGGLLGPAKREAWLQLRAEIEALTDSWLTLALKALTLIHSRSNCVNILVTTTQLIPALAKILLYGLGVVFPIENIYSATKIGKESCFERVIQRFGRKVVYVVVGDGVEEEQSSKKHNMPFWRISSHSDLMALHHALDLEYL from the exons ATGGAAATGCAGGATCTAGCCAGTCCGCACAGTCGAGTCAGTGGCAGCAGCGAATCCCCAAACGGCCCGACCCTTGATAACACACACATCAACAACAATTCCATGACACCAAATGGCACTGAAG TTAAAACAGAGCCAATGAGCAGCAGTGACATCACCACCTCTGTAGCCGACGGCTCATTAGACAGCTTCTCAGGATCAG CCATTGGAAGCAGTGGCTTCAGCCCAAGACAAACGCACCAGTTCTCTCCACAGATCTACCCTTCCAA CCGAGCGTATCCTCACATTCTTCCGACTCCTTCATCTCAGAACATGGCTGCGTACGGACAGACGCAGTACACCACAGGAATGCAGCAGGCCGCAGCCTACGCCACGTACCCTCAGCCAGGCCAGCACTATGGCATCCCGGCCTACG GCATCAAGACAGAAAGCGGGCTGAGTCAGGCCCAGTCTCCGGGCCAGAGCAGCTTCCTCAGCTACAGCTCCAGCTTCTCCACACCACAGACGGGACAGGCACCCTACAGCTACCAAATGCAAG GAGGCAGTTTTACAACAACATCCGGACTGTACGCAGGAAGCAACTCGCTCACAAACTCCACTGGATTCAACAGCACGCAACAG GAATATCCCTCATACCCAGCATTTGGACAGGGCCAGTATGCACAGTATTACAATAGCAGCCCCTACACATCACCCTACATGACCAGCAACAACACCAGCCCCACCACCCCGTCCACCACTGCCACATACACCCTGCAGGAGCCGCCGCCCGGCATCACCAGCCAAGCGCTCAACGACCAGTCTGCTGGTACAG gagAGTACAGTACAATCCACAGTCCATCAACCCCCATtaaagattcagattcagatcgATTGCGTCGGGCTTCGGATGGAAAGTCACGTGGCAGAGGGAGAAGGAATAACAACCCGTCTCCACCTCCAGACTCTGACCTTGAG CGCGTGTTCATCTGGGATTTGGATGAAACAATCATCGTTTTTCATTCCTTACTCACGGGGTCTTACGCCAACAGATATGGACGG GATCCTCCAACGTCAGTGTCTCTGGGACTGAGGATGGAAGAGATGATTTTCAACTTGGCGGATACACATTTATTCTTCAACGACTTGGAA gAGTGTGATCAGGTCCACATCGACGACGTCTCCTCTGATGACAACGGACAGGATCTGAG CACTTATAACTTCAGTACGGATGGTTTCCACGCTGCTGCCACCAGTGCCAACCTCTGTCTGGCCACGGGTGTGAGAGGAGGAGTGGACTGGATGAGAAAACTGGCCTTCCGCTATAGACGAGTAAAAGAAATTTACACCACCTACAAAAACAACGTCGGAG GACTGCTTGGCCCAGCCAAAAGGGAAGCCTGGTTGCAATTGAGAGCAGAAATTGAAGCTTTGACGGACTCCTGGTTAACACTGGCACTGAAAGCACTAACATTAATCCACTCAAG GTCTAATTGTGTGAACATCTTGGTGACCACAACACAGCTTATACCTGCCCTCGCCAAGATCCTGCTCTACGGACTGGGAGTAGTCTTTCCTATAGAAAATATCTACAGCGCCACAAAAATAG GCAAGGAGAGCTGTTTCGAGAGGGTAATTCAGAGGTTCGGGAGAAAAGTTGTTTACGTGGTGGTGGGGGATGGAGTGGAAGAGGAGCAGAGCTCCAAAAAG cACAATATGCCCTTCTGGAGGATTTCCAGTCACTCGGACCTCATGGCCCTGCATCACGCGCTGGACCTGGAGTATTTGTAG